A single genomic interval of Megalobrama amblycephala isolate DHTTF-2021 linkage group LG15, ASM1881202v1, whole genome shotgun sequence harbors:
- the kcnj11 gene encoding ATP-sensitive inward rectifier potassium channel 11, whose translation MLSRKGLIPEDYLLTRLAEDVLQPKFKSKPRKARFVAKNGACNVAHTNIREQGRFLQDVFTTLVDLKWLHTLLIFTMSFLCSWLLFGMIWWLIAFGHGDLDPKGDDFVPCVTDVHSFSSAFLFSIEVQVTIGFGGRMITEECVSAIVILIIQNIVGLVINAIMLGCIFMKTAQANRRAETLIFSKHAVITVRNNKLCFMFRLGDLRKSMIISATVHVQVVRKTVTNEGEMVPLDQIDIQMDNPVGTNSIFLVSPLIISHVIDKNSPLYDLSAADLQHENIEVIVILEGVVETTGITTQARTSYLSDEILWGERFVPTVSEEEGMYAVDYSKFGKTIKVATPSCSARELDEAGGLERFKLPESSSAGASMRRRILKHQQTKEIS comes from the coding sequence ATGTTGTCCAGAAAAGGACTCATTCCCGAAGACTATTTGTTGACTCGGTTGGCGGAGGATGTGTTACAGCCCAAATTCAAGTCTAAACCGCGGAAGGCGCGATTCGTCGCCAAGAACGGAGCGTGCAACGTCGCCCACACGAACATACGCGAACAAGGACGGTTTCTACAGGACGTGTTCACCACTCTAGTGGATCTAAAATGGCTTCATACTCTGCTGATCTTCACTATGTCCTTCCTGTGCAGTTGGCTGTTGTTCGGGATGATCTGGTGGCTCATCGCCTTCGGACACGGAGACCTGGACCCGAAAGGTGACGACTTTGTGCCGTGCGTAACGGACGTCCACTCGTTCTCCTCCGCCTTCCTGTTCTCCATTGAAGTCCAGGTGACCATCGGTTTCGGCGGACGGATGATCACTGAGGAGTGCGTTTCGGCCATCGTGATACTGATCATTCAGAACATAGTCGGTCTGGTGATCAATGCCATCATGTTAGGATGCATCTTCATGAAAACAGCGCAAGCAAACCGGCGGGCGGAAACGCTCATCTTCAGCAAACACGCGGTTATAACAGTCCGAAACAACAAGCTGTGCTTCATGTTTCGCCTCGGTGACTTGAGGAAGAGCATGATCATCAGTGCCACCGTCCACGTGCAGGTGGTGCGGAAAACCGTCACCAATGAGGGCGAGATGGTGCCTTTGGATCAGATAGACATCCAGATGGACAACCCGGTGGGCACCAACAGCATCTTTCTGGTGTCTCCCCTCATCATCAGTCACGTCATTGACAAAAACAGCCCGCTGTATGATCTATCCGCGGCTGATCTGCAGCACGAGAACATTGAGGTGATTGTCATACTGGAGGGGGTGGTGGAGACCACCGGCATCACCACCCAAGCGCGGACCTCTTACCTGTCCGATGAGATATTATGGGGTGAGAGGTTTGTGCCTACGGTGTCTGAAGAAGAAGGGATGTATGCTGTGGACTATTCCAAGTTTGGAAAGACCATTAAAGTGGCAACGCCGAGCTGCAGCGCGCGGGAGCTGGATGAGGCGGGAGGGTTGGAGAGGTTCAAACTGCCGGAGTCCAGCAGCGCAGGCGCGTCAATGAGGAGAAGAATCCTCAAACATCAACAAACCAAAGAAATATCATGA